In Rosa rugosa chromosome 4, drRosRugo1.1, whole genome shotgun sequence, the genomic stretch CCGTCATGTCTTAGTAGGTATCCATAATCTCAACCCTTAGATTGTTCAACAAGCAAtctgtaccatcttagcatccactaatcgatactggtacagcactcagtatctcacccacgaatcacataactgctcatttggtggtaagtcaacatctagtgggtcatAATTCTGTAATTATAGCACCTTACACTAACCACGTCacaatccataatctgtcctcacaacagtatccgGCCTCATAATTTAGTTATACAACACTAGCACTCCTAgggttgaaaacaacgttattacctaagctcatacatcaacacagtgtctcttcacagtcaatcctatcacgaggtcatatcaatctttccataagtcaaaccatacacaaaatccatcatagtaacaacgaatcatgcattactactcaacaacagtcagtgaagcagcactccacaataatttccaataccatccgcagacctcAGACCACACCCCAACATTTAGTTAATATAAAgaagctatcctaaacaccaaacaactgtgcatgaatgaattaatgctccattataacacaattccatcactaagcaaccaataactgctaggtactcttcaactcaaaacaactgcatatccaactaatggaaagtatcacaactactagtcaaatactcgtaacaactttagatacaagcattggtcaaacactaTCACCCCAACAACCAAACGACTACAacgcacataaggatactgttttttcGTGAAAACTATCCTCAACAACTCCAACAGAGTTtgatccaaaggttcccattcctcaaaggctataactcaaagaagctacacaagctccaccacttcacttacaaagtcaacctctGCCATGATAacttaacatactacccttattaaaggtaacataagtatctcccaaattacatcactacactcgaacaccaatatagtcttgagaattctgcctcataatctctcacactcccatcatcttgagttggtgagatcaattctcttttcaactattcctagggtctcaatctctttcaccatttcaacccaagaataacatccatcacatcaactacaggtagactaggcaactcaacctctaatgcctccacctcatcctcaactgtctccatagaaagatcctgtccctacatcagactcgacctctacctcaggTTCTACCTCAACTCTTAGTTATGCTTCCCAATTTGTCCATTACTTCGGAAGCATAACAATATATGGTTAATACTTGTATCCGCATTGGATACGTGCGTAGGTCAATACCACgccttcaaccaacacttcaacataCAAAAGGACcttatttccataaaacaatcctcaccctctcatcagagttaaatccagaggttcctattcctcgaagatcacaactcgcggaaactaaacttattctaatacgaacttagtagacaactctaccgtcctacggacttacacgttgtctagaccccatactaagacatacccaatgattataccagtaccgaagagtatatgatggggatccgctgcagacgggccatcactcgggaggtactgattatcaccaaatatgtaccttacgctctgataccaaactgtcacgccccgaattttgaataataaattcaaatccgaaacatgaattaaaccacttaatcaaataaacgttctgaatttttttctcaatataacctcaccacacggtacacaaactccaaatctcgaaacctcgagttcattattacaattcactctcacaagcaatattgtaaagctctaaatgagcataatacACCTCACAAAGTAATTTAGATCGacacaattgcagctactctacgcagctcgatctccatcctgattctcttgacctgtagtagtacccgctacacaatttgaatagtgtaccgggattgcaacaacaccaaacccggtaagcttttgacagctagtatgagtaaacaagaaagaactgtgatttattaaattacaagaccaccacaaacccacgttactttctcactctcatatatatatatatagacacttatgagttactctcaatttccctcataaggtcactcactctcatatatatatatatatatagacaattatgagttactctcaatttccctcataatgtcactcaacatttggcagacagactagagctctaactgatcgcaaccaccagcccggcgcgagagcgtggttcacgatttaatgctattaataaccaccagcccggtacaagagcgtgattcactaatagatgccatggtcaccttgtgacctagtgatctccacagatcacaacaatttattgttcctcaacaataaaactcaacacctctcacaatatattgtttctcaacaataaactcaatacctctcacaatatattgtttctcaacaataaactcaatacctctcacaatatattgtttctcaacaataactcaacacaactccaacaatacatattatttcacgtaaataatatatatacagacattcacacaggaatgcctattaataccaactatagttcatatgattgcaataaaataacgtaattaaatgtattgggttcgtaatatgaaccacgtgaggtttactcacctccaattcccgctgtgtcttctaaaagccaaatatcaatctgaatcgtccgccaaataaatccatcgatcacctaatccaacaagatcttaacttagccaacaactcacaAGCATacttatacgacgatccaacggtcggatcgaaattaaatgatgatccaacggtcggatcgaaattatacgatgatccaacggtcggatcctcacggatcgccctcaggatcatcctccaaaattatcacgaagatccaacggtcagatcttcctgaatcgtccttacaaacatctccacaaaattatacgaaaatctgacggtcgaattctcacgaatcgctttccaaatcaccatttctcaattatacgaagatccaacggtcggatcttcgcccgtgaccacacaaagtcatcgggacagtcatacgatcaacatattaaaatttgaagcaaaaccgacggtcagatcttcgcagatcgtaaaccgaaagtaatgcataaaaaccgaaaccctagcatgcatcaactttctccaaaatgaccttataatatatccaaacgaccgtatcgatgcgtagatgaataaactgaaaacaaaacaccaaaatatggCTGGACGCGCCACCACGTGCCGCCACAAGCTACTGGTCAACTGGTGGTCAacggcggcggtcaacgccgagtcaaccacctccgatggcaaagtgaccaactacaaactggttcaaaatgaagggttgatcgactttcatacctggagctaagtctggttcggcctagatcgtcctagatcatgcttggaagttggattaatctgggccgtctgatcagatttccagattgaatcagggacgtcgaatcTTCAATTCGTGATCCTTcactctacactcaaaatcgtcgtgcaaggaggatatgaggatgatcagggggaggaggagatcacgaaaataggaaggatcggccgaggagACGCCGGAAAACTGGTtctccggtcgggtcggtttcgCACGGCTGGGctccttcgatccagctttggCGACGACGGCGGGGCAAGCGGAGGGCACCAGGCagctgggcggcttgcggcgatcacagtGAGGGCCGGGTCATGGCCGGAGaacgccggaggagagagatggggccgggtcgggtcgagcgggtCGGccgcgtagggaggagagagaacggaggattccgggggccaaaacgcaatttttctgatttttctgtccttaatgacagaatcagaaatttttccatatttatagaaaattcccaattttcaaatattcataacttattcatacgaactccaaatattgtgttccacatatgcacgagatcgtatcgacaagctctacaactttcatgaaggaagttttcccaaattttgaacgtataaaaagtcaactttcgcgagcccctaaataacgttcgttttcgaaaattaatcgttcgaactaaatccacaacttctccgagcctcgtactcgctcccactatcgtgaaatcatttctaaaaatccacggaatttaatttggatttttcggggtattacagatgGTTTAGCAATGAATTTGACTATCTGTGGTGCTTTGATTGTTGAAATTTGATGAAAGACCCTTTGGCACTATCCTTGCTTGATTGTTATTGTTTATGTGATATCTCTCACAAATCTCACTCTTTCGCTTTACGAAGATCAAGTCGGCCTTGTCGATTGGTAAATTTCAATCTCGTATAGCTTAAGCGATTTTGATTTTCGATTCTTACTCGCTCGATTTCTCTAAATGAAATCGAAGTTGATTCTCTCCTTATCGAGCTTTGAATTTGATCATTTTGGAGTTGAAtatctgttttgttttgaatCTGAGATTGAATTCTATGAACTTCATTAAATATGCTTGGAATTTGAAGTTGATTGGTTTGTTGCCTTTTTCTATGAATCCGAGTTTGAAGCTTGAATtcaaaaatgttaaaatatgtATGTGGTTCGTTCAAACCATGTGAACGATTGGTTTGTTGCCTTTTTCTATCTATAAGAATATTGTTCCAAAAGCTTTTTCAATGGTTGCCTTTTGGACTTGCATTAGCTATTGATCACCAAGTAGGATCATCTAGGCTAGAAGATATTTAAGTAATATGAAGATAAAGAAACCATCTCCTCTCTCACAAAAAATGCCTTATGCAGATCCATTGGCTCTTCGATTCCAATCCCTCCAATCTCCCAAATTTAGTAAAGGCTCCGACTCTCTCAATCTCTTCAAAATATTAATCCAAACTCGATCCATTTCtaagttttttcttcttctagactcattggctttggcatgaaaACTCATAAAGAACGTTTCAAAGTTTCCAGGTTCTTGAACTAATGAACTACTGttgctgatttgaaatttttataattatgttaTTTGATGTTTCATGCCTTTTTCATAGTTGGAATGTGATATTTAATAGATTATATTGCATTGACATTCTATTGAATTGGCTTTGTGTTTGATCTTATACACCGTAATGCAGTTTTTGTCAAGTGGTTTTGTTGTGATGCTTTTTCATTATGATGGTAACGTTGATGAGTGGATGCAATTTCAATGGAATGATCTTGTCATTTATGTGTCTGCAgtcaatcaaacaaaatggtACACAGGACTTATCTTCATGCCTTCAATCATTTCATTTGTATTAAAAGTTGGCTTATTTTAGATGCgtttcaatcaaacaaaaatcATTTCTTGTTGCTATAGGGTCCAGCTCATGATTTAactattttttaaaatgaataTTACAGCTGTTTATCAGATATTCAATCAAAGAATTTTGGGTTTACATATTGCTCTGGTAATATTTCATATTGCTTTAGAGTGTACTCATGGGAAAATGCTATCCATGCATGGGATGCAGACTGCAGTAGAACAACAGAATTATGATTAAAGCAATAAGCGCTTATAGTTGATTGTTGGTTCTTTACTCTTGCTTTGGTATGCCATTGTGATGGTAGCAATCAATCCTCTAGTTTTCTTTGGGCAGCTTTTTGAAGTTCAACTAATTGATAACTCTTCAGATTCTCATCTGCTCTTGTTCAAGGTGCTACAAACGTTTTCTGGTACGATATTAGCTTATGTTGGTTATACATGGTAGATTACATGAAACTGGTTGTTGGTGGCTTTTGGAATGGCTTTGCAGTTAGACGAAGATTGTCTTGAATTCTTAATGCCTGTACTGTACTAAGGAAGATAGGAATGTTCTTTCTTCCTTAATTATTCTTCCTTAATTATTTGAAGTTGGTATTTCTATCATAGATGTGTGcgtatatataactatatatatggGCACGTACATACCTTTGTAAATTTTGTTCCCCCATTGCTTGGTGTTTGGTACTAATCATTATGTGAAAGTCAATTTGATATGTCTTGAATTTTAAAAGAAGCAAGACAGATATATTTATTTGATGAACCTTGTATGGCATGTAAAGTCGTAACAATATCTTTCAATTGCAATTTTCTTGACAGTTTGAATAGTCTGTTTGCTACTCTGCTTAATTCCCACTGTTCTGGTTAATCATTAAGCATTTTGTCTGTGGCTTTCCCATCCCACCATACTGACCACTGGATACTTTGCAATAATGTTTTTTACCCAGCAAACTTATCAATTGTATTGTCTGCACATTTGCAGGATTGACATTCAGTCAAATACAAGGCAGTTTGAATCCCTCTTTCTTGTGAGAGCCCTTTTCAGGATGAAATTAATATGCTTTATCGGCAACTTTATGAGACATTTATTGTTTTCTTGTATTTCTTGTgtttcagtatcttcttgagGATGTTGCTTTGGAACCCACCCGGTTAAATAAAATTCCTGTACAGGTCTGGAATTCTACCCTTTTTACATGGAACTTTAACTGAGATTTTTAGGGACAGAAAAGAAACAGCCAATATACTTTTTAGGAGGAAATTAACTTGATTCTTCATCTATTCTCAGGTCCAGCGAGATCTGTATCTTTTACTTTCAAGGTTTCTTTTATAACTCAGGTAGGCTTTCTGGTAAAGAATTTTCAACCCCTGAAACAATAAATTGCAAATTCTTCTGTAATGTGTTGATTCATGCAATTGACAAACTTGAGAGATTCTTAAGGCACTTTCCCGTTTTCCCGAATGCTTTTCTGGTTGTTGGTCCTGCAGACTTCTTTGTTATTGAACTTGCAGATCAggtaaattttgaaaaattctcTGGACTTCAGGAGCATGTTTTTTTCCTCAAGTTATTTCCTATTGTTAACATATTGCATTCGTACAAATATAGTTTTCCGTTTAAAATGAGTTGATGTTCTCTTTACTGGTCAGCTTCAAAAATTGAAGATGGAACCAGTATTGCTCCATTACTTTTCACACATTAAAGTTCTCCAGGGTAATATTTTTAACCATTTTACATCGTTTATGATTCAAAGATTCATATGAATATTATTATATTTGCCAGTATTCTGATCAATGTACTTTTGTTATTTGATAGGCATAGAGCTGAGAATGGCCACAAGTACAAGGTTAAAGACTTGTTTGTATAGCTTCACTTCTCCTGGTGGTCCAATGTACCCTACAAGAGTTGTTCGTCATGCAGCCTGGGATGCTTTAGATTTGCTTTTTCCAGTGAGTAGATCTGATCCCATCACAGTTATTTTTTAAAACCAGAAACTTTGCTGCAAATTTAGGAGATGGTATTCTGTTCTCACTTTTTTCAGTTGTCTCTTGATTTTAGATTGGCAATAAGCTCAAGAAGTTTGCGACTTGTAAATATGTTACATATTTGTCAGGAGCATGAACTATCAAAATGTAAGATGACTATGATTCAGACAATGTTTATCCACATGAACTATCAGATTACTGGAATTGTTTTTGGTGATGTATTCCTTGGCCTGGTGATGCAATTTAGCTCCTTTTGCAGTTTTCACTGTTGACCAcaaaaaatcacaatcacaatacGTTGTGACAAAACTCCTCTATATATCTTTTCCTTCCCGATTCATATCTTGTTTtctataaataaaatattaaaaatgtCTTTGATTCTTTGAGTATGCTAGGTAATAAGACTTTAGATTATGCTTGAATGCTTCTGTGGGTATTATCATGTTCTTTACATATGACGAATTTAGGTACCTGAATAATATGAGTCAATAAAATTTGAATAAGCAACATTGCCTTTTCTATAACAGACTTGGTTGAGGTAGTATTATCATGTTCTTTACATATGACGAATTTAGGTACCTGAATAATATGAGTCAATAAAATTTGAATAAGCAACATTGCCTTTTCTATAACAGACTTGGTTGAGGTAGTAGTGCTATATATTGTCTCTCTTAAATGTAGGTTTACTTGCCTAGTTGTCTGTAATgaaacttttcttttattcctATTTGTTAATGTCACATTGACATTGTGTACTTGTCAACAAACTGAATTATTCCATTGTTAATTGCTACATTTGACAAATTTGGCGGGTGATTTCAAGCTGTTGAGTAGCTTGAAAGTTTTGTGGGTCGTAGAGTTACAGAGAGAAGTAGAGAAGCAAAGGAGCGCTAGATcaacaagaaaatcagaatgaGTGGAGGCGGCATGGAAGTGGTGTCGTCTAGGCCACAAGAGGCTAATGGCCAGCACAAGAGGAATTTTCTATTGGAACTTTCTTGTGGTCCAACTAGCCCTTGCTGTTGTTCTTGTATCTAGTATGAGAGATTATACTTTTGTTAGAAGACTTTGTTAATTGTTTTCACTTAGTATGGTAATTGATTTGTTACTGATGTCTACCAAGCTAGTTGATCTTTGTGTGATGTTCAGTAATGATATCTGGGTTTTGCTGAGCTTGGTATGTGTATTTTGTTCGATTAATAAACTTGATTCttagtttcattcaaaaaaaaaatgaaaaagaagaaaagaggttTGTGGGTCCACCTGGCATACCAAACCAGCCTAAAGTCATTGGCCATGTCACAGTTATGAACATGGCAATGACCATGTTATTGTTAATttctggtcaagtcactgttaatctcaaGTTATTGACAAAGTCACTGCCCAAGTCACTAATAACCACAAGtcacactacaaaaaaaaattcaattggcCACGGCACAAGGCCGTCGCCAAAAgccaaattgccgtcgcaaaagaccaacggcgacggcaaaattgccgatgtcgttggtggcgtcgccattgctatttgcgacggcaatcaCGCAAACTTCCGAAGCCaaaacaattcttttttgtagtgtcaATAGCCATGTCACTATCTATGTCATTGTCAATCCTTgcccaagtcactgttaacctcaagtcattgGCAAAGTCACTGACCACGTCAATGACCATGTCATTGTTaatacttggttagtgacatgtgattaacagtgacttggctattaacttgtgacttggcaactgacagttacttggttagtaacatgtgattaacagtgacttggctattaacttgtgacttggctactgacagttacttggttagtgacatggtcagttacttggttagtgacatggttagttacttagttagtgacatggtcagttacttagttagtgacatgtgattaacagtgacgtggctattaacttgtgacttggcaactgacagttacttggttagtgacatgtaatgtgacatggtcagttacttagtgaCCTGGGATTAatagtgacttggctactgacaattacttggtcagtgacatggtcagtgacatgattagttacttagttagtgacatgtgattaacagtgacttggctattaacttgtgacttggctgaCAGTTaattggtcagtgacatgatcagtgacatggtcaattacttagttagtgacatgtgattaacagtgacttggctattaacttgtgacttggctactgatagttacttggttagtgacattgtcagtaACATAgccagttacttagttagtgacatgtaatTAATTGTGACTGTTAGCCTCAAGTAACTTGGCCAATGACTTAAAATTAATAATGATTTGACCAGTGACTTTGCcggtgacttgaggttaacagtgattTGGTCAGGGATTGACAGTAACATTATTCATGACTTTGCTGGTGACTTGAAATTAATAGTGACTTGGTCAGgaattgacagtgacttggtcagtaacgTGTTCATGATTATGACATGGCTAGTAGTTTAGCCAGTGACTTGATGTTAATAATGACTTGAGCTTCAAAAATTGGCCCATTCTCTTTTAACTGTTTTAACGAGAAATTCGAGTTGTACAGTGACTAAGAAAAACAACCAAAACCTATAGCCtacaaaaaaatccaaaaacaaatGACAAGGCCATGTGAGAAAAGGAACCAAactgagaagaaaaaaatgaaaagaaatcaCCATTTATCATTAGACTTATCGATCACTATTCTACATTAACCAAAAAAA encodes the following:
- the LOC133742768 gene encoding uncharacterized protein LOC133742768; the protein is MQFLSSGFVVMLFHYDGNVDEWMQFQWNDLVIYVSAVNQTKCCLSDIQSKNFGFTYCSGNISYCFRVFSSALVQGATNVFWYDISLCWLYMVDYMKLVVGGFWNGFAYLLEDVALEPTRSSEICIFYFQGFFYNSGRLSGKEFSTPETINCKFFCNVLIHAIDKLERFLRHFPVFPNAFLVVGPADFFVIELADQLQKLKMEPVLLHYFSHIKVLQGIELRMATSTRLKTCLYSFTSPGGPMYPTRVVRHAAWDALDLLFPIGNKLKKFATCKYVTYLSGA